The stretch of DNA TGTGTTTCTTGGTGCCGGGATCGACTGAGGCAGGCCTGCGTGCGGCGCAATCGGTGCTGATTGTTGAAGCCTTTATTGTGGCTGCTTTTGCCTGGCGCGCCCGCCAAGTGTGCCGTGATGTTCGGCGACAAATTGCTCAAGAAGATGCTCGCATTGCGCAAGGAGAAGCGTCGTGAGTTCAGCTCTAGTCTCATTTGTATTGCCTTGCTTTAATGCTGGGCAGTATTTGCAGCAAACACTTGATTCAATTGGTCTGCAGACCTATACGCACTGGGAGTGTGTCGCGATTGACGATGGCTCCAGCGATACCACGCTCAGCATCTTGCAGACAGCTGCGCAGCAAGATACTCGCTTTAAGATTATTAGTCGTGAAAATCGTGGCCTGATCGCTAGCCTGAATGAAGGCATTGCCGCAGCAAGTGGGGAGTGGATTGCACGGATCGATGCCGACGATATTTGCGCGCCCGATCGTTTGGTCAAGCAGCTTGACTATTGCCAGATGAATCAGGTGGATATCTGCGGTAGCTGGGTTGGCTTTATCGGCGATCGTCGTGGCGAGTGGCACACGCCGGAGACCGATGCTGAAGTTCGCTTGGCGCTGCTGTTTAATACGCCCATTGCCCACCCATCAATCTTGGCGCGCGCGGCCTTGCTCAAGGCTCATCCTTATCCCGATGATGCACCGCACGCAGAAGATTACGCATTGTGGTGTCAAATTGCCGCGACCACCAGCGCACGTTTTGCCAATATCCCAGAGGTACTGCTGCATTACCGCACTCATCCCGGACAGGTGACGCAGGCTAAAAAAGCCGCTTTGCTGATTACTGCGCAGCGCGTACGTGAGCAATATGCCCGCACTGCCTTGCCTGTGGCTCTGCAGCCGCTGGCAGCCGAATTTGCCAAGCTGGCCGAGCCAAGCCGGATTTTGAATCACGCCGAATGGTTGTGGATGGTCGATTTTTTTAGTCAATTACTGGCGCTGCGTCCGGAAAGCCGGGGCGCATTGGGCGAAATCTGGCTGGATACTTTACAGCGTAGTCATGGGGTGAACCTGCTTGATTTTTCACGGGTATTGAAGCTGGCCTTGCAAATGCCGCCACCTAAGGCTGAGCGTAAAAAAGTGCTCAAGCAAAGCCTGCGCTTGGCAATGTCTGATTTTGTTTGGCAGAAGATCAAACCATGAGCGCGCCGCAAAAAATAGCTATTTTCCTTCGCGATCTCGGCTTAGGGGGCGTGGAGCGCTGCGCAGTGTTGGTCGGTGAAGGCCTGGCCGCTCAGGGGTTCGAGGTGACGTTGGTCTTGTTGGGTGGCTCGCGCAATCTCTGGGCCTCGCGCATTAAAAACATCAAGGTTGTTGACTTATCTAGCCAGTGGCAGCCTTTAAAACCACAGACTTGGTTGACCGGCTGGCGTGCAGCTCGGCAAGTGGTGCGCGAGCATGATGTGGTGATTGCTGGTACATTTTTGCTTCCGCTGTACATGGCGTATGCTGCCAGTTTGGGTTTGGGTAAGCGGGTGCTGGGTTGGGTGCATGGCCCATTTTACGAACTAGACGCCTTTGCCCGCATGAATGTGGTGCATCGTCGAGCCTGCCAGTTTGTTTATCGTCGCCTGAAAGAGTTGGTGTTTGTTTCTGAGCACGCGCGCATCTCAATGGCGCGCTGGCTGGAGCGGGCGCCGTCTGATAGCTGGCAAGTGTTGCCCAATTTTGTTGATGCGCAGCAAGCGCTATTGCCACGGATCGAGCGCGAGGATACTACGCCGCTGCGCCTGCTATTTGTGGGACGGATTGCCGAAGAAAAACAGCCGCAGCTTTGGCTCGATACCTTGGTGGCACTCAATTTGCATGGCTTTGCTGCGCAATTAACCATCGTAGGCGATGGCCCGCTGGAAGCCGATTTGAAAGGCGCTGTACACGAGCGCCGCTTGAGCTCGCAAGTGCACTTTGCCGGTCGGCGTGACAACGTTAGCGAATATCTGGCCAATGCCGATGTTTTGTTGCTGACCTCAGGGTTTGAGGGATGTCCTTTGGTAGTATTGGAATCTATGCCAATTGGATTAATGGTTGCCAGTACAAACGCCGGTGGGGTATATGAGTTGTTTGGCGCGCGGCGCGATGATTTTGTTGTACCTGAGGCGACCGGTGAAGCCTTGGCTCAACTGATTGTGCGCCAGCAAGGCCAGCGGCAGTTACTGCAAAATTTCCTGCAGCAACGCGCCGCACATTATTCTCAGGCGCAAATTTTGCAACAATGGGCGCAGTTATTGGCCCGCAAACCGCTTTCTACCGAGTCTCTATGAATCGCACGGCACTATTAATCCCGCATTTTAATAACCCCACCGGTTTGTGTGCCTCGCTGGCCTCGATTGGTGAGGTTGAGCAAATTGACGTCTATATCGTCGACGATGGCAGCACGCGGGTGACAATCAACGAAGATGAAGTGCGTGCAGTGTTTAAGGCGCAGGGGGCTCTACACTTCTTGTACCTGCCCGCCAATTGCGGCATTGAATATGCACTCAATACTGGGTTAGAGGCGGTTTTAGCCGCTGGGTACGACTATGTAGCGCGACTCGATTGTGATGATGTGGTCGCGGTAGATCGTTTTGCGAAACAGGTCAGCTATCTTGACGCAAATCCGGCGGTTTATTTGCTCGGCTCGGCAGTTACTTTTTTTGAATGTTTGCCCGATGGGAGTCAGCGTGATTGCTTCACCATTCACCAGCCGCAGACACACCAGCAAATTGTGCGCCAAATGCACGACGACAATGCCTTTACCCACCCCACGGTGATGTTCCGCGTGGCAGGCGTGCGCGAAATTGGCCTCTATCCGCTCGATTGCAAGGCCGCGGAAGATTTTGCCTATTTTTGGGAGTTTGTGAAACGCTACCAAACGGCGAATTTGCCTGAAGTTTTAACCAAAAGTGAATATAACGACGCAGGCATTTCGATGAGCCGCCGGCGGCAACAGCAGGCGATGCGGCTGAAATTGTTGGCGCGGCATTTTGATTGGCGAGCCAACTCGGCAATCAAACTGGCCAAGGCTAGCGTGTCGTATGTGTTGCCCTTGTCGGTCACACGCGCCTTGAAACGGGGCTTAGGGATTGGAAAATGGAATTAAACAAAGACAAGGCTGCTCAGCCGGTGTTGCTGCTGATCCCTCATTACAATAATCCGGAAGGTTTGAGTAAATCATTGGCGAGCATTGGCGGTGACGAGCCGTGCGATGTGCTGGTGGTTGACGACGGTAGTGTGCGTAAGATTATTGATACAGCGGCTGCGCAGGCGGCGTTTAAGGGGCAAGGCACTTTACGTATTTTGAATTTACCGCAAAACAAAGGTATTGAAGGCGCGCTTAATGCTGGTTTGGCTTGGGCCAAGGCACGCGGCTACAAATGGATTGCACGGCTTGATTGTGGTGATTGCAACGTATCTGATCGTATCGCTCGTCAGTTAAAATTTATGGAGCAATACCCTGATGTGGTATTGCTCGGAGGCGCGGCGAGCTTTGTCGATCAGCAGGGCGTCGAGCAATTTGTATTGCGCCACCCGACTGAACACGCCGACATTTTGGCGTTTATGAAGAAAAACTCGGCGTATATTCATCCAAGTGTGATGTTTAAACTGTCTGCTGCTGATGCGGTGGGGATGTATCCGCTCGATGCGCCTGCGGCCGAAGACTATGCGATGTTCTGGGCGATGGCGCGGCAGTTCAAGGTGGCTAATTTGCCCGAGGTGCTGATCCGCTATGAGTTGGACCCGAATGGTATTTCCCTTGGCAAGCGAAAAGTGCAGCTCAAATCACGATTGAAACTGCAGCGCAAATATTTTGATGGTTCACCAGCGGCCATGGCTGGCATGGCCAGAACGGTGGCGCTACTGGCGCTGCCGTATGAGCTGGCGTTTAAACTCAAATCCAAATTACGCGGGAACAAAGCATGAAACACATCCTGCACGTGGTGGAATCTTTTGGCGCTGGTACGCTATCGATGGTGTCGGCGATGGCCAATCGGCAAAGTGCCGATGGTCATCGAGTGACGATTATCCATTCGGTGCGCGAAGAAACGCCGGAGAACTGGCCGCAATTGTTTGCTGCTGCGGTGAAATGCATTCATCTGCCGATGCAGCGTGCGATTAATCCGATTAATGATTTTCGCGCGGGGCGCGCGTTGTATCGCTGGATTAAAGACTTGCAGCCCGATGTGGTGCATTTGCATTCGAGCAAAGCTGGCGCGGTTGGGCGCTTGGTCAGCTTGGCTTGGGCGGGGCACGGCGGCCCACGCTGGTTTTTCTCGCCCCATGGCCTGTCATTTTTGCAGCGAGCAGAAGGGCGCTTGAAAAACAGTATTTTTCTCGGGATTGAGAAAATACTGGCTGGCGTGCCGGTGACTTTTATCGCCTGCTCTCCTTCTGAAGGTGAAGAAATCCGTCAACATCTTTCACCGAATGTGAAAGTGGTGAACAATGCGGTGGATTTGGCGGCGATTCCTGCTGCGACTGGGGGGGAATTACCATCAGGCGTGTTGCGAATTGGTACGGTTGGACGCGTGACTTTGGCGCGTAATCCCGAGCTTTTTGCCGAAATTGCCGCACAATGCCGTGATTTACTGCTTGAGTTTATCTGGGTTGGTGGCGGAGATGAGAGTGGAGAGGCAGCGCTGAAAGATGCCGGGGTATCGGTGAGCGGCTGGTGCGATCGCAGCTTTGCCTTGCAGCAGCTGGCCAGCCTTGATATCTATATTCAAACCAGCCGCTGGGAAGGATTGCCGGTGGCGGTGATCGAAGCGATGGCGGCTGGTTTACCGGTGATTGCCACTAATGTCGTTGGTAATCGAGATCTGGTCAAAAATGGCGAAAATGGCTATCTGGCAGAAAGCGCGGCCGAGTTTGTCCAGCGCATTGGCCAATTGGTCAATGATGCTGATCTACGGCTACGACTGGGTGCTCAGGCCAAAGCCTTTGCTCAAGCGCATTATTCATTGGATCGAATGATGGATGAGTTATATGCGGCGTATGGCATCGCATAATTAAATATTGGCAAGTATTAATAAACTGGATAAGTTGTGGCTTCGGTAAATATACAAAACAAGCATTTGCAACCAGAGCGAGCGAAACCATGGCTAGCGCTGGCCGATTTTTTGGCGCTGGGCGTATCTTTTGGCTTGGCAATGTTGCTGCTATGGATTTTTCGCTATCACCGCATCGGCGCCAGTATGGAGCTTTGGTGGGTATGGGAAGGTCGTCAACAGGGATTGGCATTTCTCGGTTTAGCCATCATTACGGTGGCAAACTTCTGGTGGCGAGGGCATTACAGCTTGCGCCTGCCATTTTGGGATGAATTGCTTGAGGTTTTGCGTGCCCTGCTGTTAGCGGCGCTACTCAATGGCATGTTGGTGTTGTTGGGCAAGTTTACGATTTCACGTTTCCTATGGCCTGTGTCGTGGGGTATGGCGCTGATTCTATTGCCTTATGCCCGTTCCGCTATGAAGGCTTTATTGTTGAAGCGGCGGATTTGGCAATTGCCAACGGTGATCATTGGCGCGGGTATCAATGCGCAAGACGCCTATCGCGCGATGACTTCAGAGCGGCAGCTGGGTTTTGAAGTGCAGGCTTTTGTGTCGATTGATGACCAAGCTCCCGCTGAATTGGTATTTGGTCAACAATCTTTACCTGTCGTTCGATTGGCGCGCGAGGAATTATTGCAATGGCTGACGGACAATGGCCGCCCGCATGTCGTGATTGCCGTTGATGAAGAAGAGCTGCGCCAATTGCAAAATCAGGTCGAGCAACTGTCGCTGCGTTACAAAGATATTCACATTATTCCGCCGATTGCTGGCCTGCCGCTGTTTGGCGTGGTGCCGCACCACTTTTTTAGCCATGAAGTGCTGCTACTACGTGTACGCAATAACCTGATGGTTAAACCGCTGATTCTGCTCAAGCGTGCGTTTGACCTGTTTGGCGCTAGTGTTGGTTTGCTGTTGCTATCGCCGCTGCTGGCCTATGTTGTCTTGCGAATCAAAAAAGAAGGCGGTCCTGGTGCGGTGTTTTTTGGTCATGTCCGCGTTGGTATGAATGGCGTGCCGTTCAAATGCTGGAAATTTCGCACCATGGTGCACAATAGTCAGGAAGTACTCGAAAAACTGCTGGCTAGTGACCCCGTTGCGAAGGCCGAATGGGATCTGGACTTCAAGCTGCGCAACGATCCACGGATTACCAAAATTGGCGCTTTTTTACGCAAAACCAGTCTCGATGAGATTCCACAGCTGTGGAATGTGATTAAAGGTGAAATGAGCTTGGTCGGCCCGCGACCGATTATTGACGCCGAATTGGAACGTTACGGTGATAAAGTGGATTTTTATCTCGAAGCCCGCCCTGGCCTCACTGGCTTATGGCAAGTATCTGGACGTAATGACACCAGCTATGCCGAACGGGTTGCGCTCGATGCGTGGTACGTGAAGAATTGGAATTTGTGGTATGACATTGCAATTGTCTGCAAAACCATCCGCACGGTGGTGAGTGGGCATGGTGCATATTGATGGGTATTGCCTTGTAGATTATTAAATAAATAGGCTTGGGCAATATACCCTCATTTAACCTTTGGCCCTAGAGGCGCTTTAATGCAAGATTTTGTTCAGTGGTTCCGTCAGGCTGCGCCATATATTCACGCTTTTCGTGGCCGTACCTTTGTAATTGCGCTTGGTGGCGAAGTGGTGCGTGATGGCAAGTTTGCCACGCTAACACATGATATTAATTTGCTGACGAGTCTCGGTGTGCGTCTCATCGTGGTGCATGGTGCTCGTCCACAAATTGAGGCGCGTATGGCCGAACGTCATCTCGAGCCGCAGTATCACAATGGGGTGCGGGTCACAGATCAACAGGCGCTCGAATGCGTGATTCAGGCTGCAGGTCATGTGCGGGTTGAAATCGAGTCCTGGTTGTCGATGGGGTTGGCCAATTCACCAATGGCGAATGCCGATATTCGTGTGTCAGCAGGTAATTTTGTTACCGCGCAACCGATGGGGGTGCGTGATGGTATTGATCTGCAATATACCGGCGAAGTGCGCAAAATCGATACCACAGCGATTAACTATCGGCTTGATGATGGTGAAATGGTGTTGCTGTCGACCATCGGCTATTCGCCCACCGGTGAGATTTTTAACTTAACGCTTGAAGACGTTGCCACTAGCGCCGCGATCGCGCTCAAAGCCGATAAATTGTTGTTTATGTTTGGCTCGCAAGGCGTGGTCGATGAAGCGGGTGAGTTGCAAACCGAGCTGACTGCGGTGGAGGCCGAGCAATTTCTGGCTGATCACCCCAATGTGAACGAAGACGTGCAGCTGTATTTGCCCTGTGCGATTCGCGCGGTACGTTATGGCGTAAAGCGGGCGCATCTGGTGACGCACCATGTCGATGGGAGCTTGCTGATGGAGCTCTTTACCCACGATGGCATCGGGACAATGATCTCGCGCGCCTCGTTGGAAACGTTGCGCCACGCGACGATTGATGACATCGGCGGGATGCTGGCGCTGATCGAGCCACTGGAAGATCAGGGGGTATTGGTCAAACGCGGTCGTGAACTCTTGGAGCGCGAGGTACACCGGTACTCAGTATTGGAACATGACGGCAAAATTATCGGCATTGTGGCAATTCACCCGTTTGCCGATAGCAAAATGGCCGAGCTTGCTTGCTTGGTGATTCATCCTGACTATCGTGATGAAGATCGCGGTGCCGATTTGCTGCGTCACGTTGAGCAGCAGGCGCGTGGATTGGGTATGGAAAAACTGTTTGCACTGACAACGCGTACCAGCCACTGGTTTGTTGAACGTGGTTTTACGCAGGCCACGGTTGAAGTATTGCCGATCGAGAAAAAACAGCTGTACAACTATCAGCGCCGCTCGAAAGTCTTTATTAAGCCGTTAGCACGCTAGATTGCCACTGGGGTTGAGCTATCGTTTGTTTTGACGATGTGGTTTTGCCTCTTTTTCTGTATTTTGCTAGTGCAGATAGGTCAAGAAATAGTAAGCTCGACGCTATGAAAAGTAACCTCCTTTTTTCTTCGCTGCGAGCCCGATTAATTGCTGCCAGCGTGCTGGTGCAGTCGCTGCTGCTGGTGGTATTGCTATTTAATACCTCGCGCATCTGGAGCGAGATGGTGCAGCATGTTACCGAGGTGCGGGTGCAAGAATTATCCCGCCTTCTCAGTGCTGCCTTTACCACGCCTCTTGCCAGTGGTGATCTCGCCAAAGCCAGTGATTTGCTGGATGGCATTCGCTCGACCGAAGGGATCGATTACCTGATCCTGCTTGACCCCAAACAACAAATTATCGCGGCCCGTGGCTGGGATGTGGCGCAAGCTTTGCCGCCGCTCACCTCGCTGCAGGTAGTTGCCGATACCGACCCAGTATTGATTCATGCGGCTACTCGCATTGAGCAAGGCGGCGAGGCTTTAGGCGAGCTGCGTTTTGGCCTGTCCAATAGCATTATGTTTGAGGCCGCGAAGCGCCTAATTTGGCAAAGTGCGTTGGGTTTAGGAACTGGGCTGCTGGTGACGATAGTGCTGATGTCCGTATTAGGAGTTTGGCTCACGCGCCACCTTTACCGCATCATCAGTGCGGCAGAAACCGCGAGCCAGGGGCATTTTGAAGCCATGGCCGAACCTACCGGCTACGACGAAGTATCGCAAATTACTCGCCGTTTTAATGAAATGGCGCGGGTGATTCGTGATCGGGTGCTGGCGTTGTCGCAATCAGAGGCCAAGTTTCACGCAATTGCTGACCATACCTATAGCGCAGAGCTGTGGTTGGACCCGGAAGGCAAGCTCATTTGGGTGAATGCCTCGGTCGAGCGGATTACCGGCTATTCGGTCAATGAGTGCCAGCTGTTGTCCGATTTTCCGCTCACCCTCGCGACACCGGAAGAGCGCTCTCGGTTTGAATCTGCACTTAAGCAGGCATTGGCCGAACGGGCAGTGCAACAAGATTATGAATTCCGGGCGGTGCGCCGGGATGGCTCTTTATTTTGGGCCTCCGCGAGCTGGATGCCGCTGATCGATGCTCAAGGGCAGTATTTGGGTTTGCGCGCCAGCCTGCGCGACAACAGCGATATGAAAGATGACCGTCTGGCCTTGCGCAAAGCCGTGGTTGAGTTACGCCAGATTCAATCGTTGGGGCAAAGCTACTTACAACGCGCCGAGTCCGAACGGGCACGGATGTTGGCATTACTGGCGGCGATGCGCTTTGGCGTATTGTTTTTAGATAATGACAACCGAGTGGTGTTTTTTAACCCCGCATTCTGTGAGTTGTGGGGTATTTCCAGTGCTGATTTAAGCAGCCATCGACCGATTGGCCAAGTGTTACAACAAGCCGATAATCGCCCAGCCATCGGCGATATTTTGTCGATTTATTTGGAAGAATTGTCCTTGATGGAAGACCGCGTCGAATTTGGCGAGGTAACAATGAATGACGGCAGGATCGTAACGCAAAACTGCTATCGCGTACTCGACCCGAAAGGTAATACCAATGGCCGCATGTGGGTGTACGAAGATGTTACTCAGCAACGGGCGCTGGCTGAGCATATGGTTAATCTGGCTGAACGCGACGCATTGACTGGCTTGTATAACCGCCATCGTTTCCAGCAAGAGCTCGAACGTATGGTGTCTGAAGCCGATCGCCGCCAACAATCAATGGCGCTGGTGTTCTTTGACCTGGATGAATTCAAGCATGTGAATGATAGTTTTGGCCATGCAGTGGGCGATGAGTTGCTCAAGGCGATTGCACGCGAAATTGGTAAACAGGTGCGTCGGCATGAAGTCTTGTCGCGCCTCGGTGGCGATGAATTTGCTGTGCTCTTGCCTGAGTGCGGCGAATTTGAAGTGAGTAAATTAGCGGACCGGATTGTGAGCTCGATTTCTCAGATTCAATTTATGGCTGGCTCGCATCAGATGCGGCCGAGCACCTCGGTAGGTGTCGCTTTGTATCCGCAGCATGCCGAGAATGCTGAGGATCTGGTGGCACATGCCGATTCGGCCATGTATCAGGCTAAAGCGGCCGGTAAAGGAACTTGGCGCTTGTATCGACCCGATGCTGATCATTCGCGCAATGAATTAAGCCGCCTGTC from Chitinibacter fontanus encodes:
- a CDS encoding glycosyltransferase family 2 protein; this translates as MSSALVSFVLPCFNAGQYLQQTLDSIGLQTYTHWECVAIDDGSSDTTLSILQTAAQQDTRFKIISRENRGLIASLNEGIAAASGEWIARIDADDICAPDRLVKQLDYCQMNQVDICGSWVGFIGDRRGEWHTPETDAEVRLALLFNTPIAHPSILARAALLKAHPYPDDAPHAEDYALWCQIAATTSARFANIPEVLLHYRTHPGQVTQAKKAALLITAQRVREQYARTALPVALQPLAAEFAKLAEPSRILNHAEWLWMVDFFSQLLALRPESRGALGEIWLDTLQRSHGVNLLDFSRVLKLALQMPPPKAERKKVLKQSLRLAMSDFVWQKIKP
- a CDS encoding glycosyltransferase, which produces MSAPQKIAIFLRDLGLGGVERCAVLVGEGLAAQGFEVTLVLLGGSRNLWASRIKNIKVVDLSSQWQPLKPQTWLTGWRAARQVVREHDVVIAGTFLLPLYMAYAASLGLGKRVLGWVHGPFYELDAFARMNVVHRRACQFVYRRLKELVFVSEHARISMARWLERAPSDSWQVLPNFVDAQQALLPRIEREDTTPLRLLFVGRIAEEKQPQLWLDTLVALNLHGFAAQLTIVGDGPLEADLKGAVHERRLSSQVHFAGRRDNVSEYLANADVLLLTSGFEGCPLVVLESMPIGLMVASTNAGGVYELFGARRDDFVVPEATGEALAQLIVRQQGQRQLLQNFLQQRAAHYSQAQILQQWAQLLARKPLSTESL
- a CDS encoding glycosyltransferase, yielding MNRTALLIPHFNNPTGLCASLASIGEVEQIDVYIVDDGSTRVTINEDEVRAVFKAQGALHFLYLPANCGIEYALNTGLEAVLAAGYDYVARLDCDDVVAVDRFAKQVSYLDANPAVYLLGSAVTFFECLPDGSQRDCFTIHQPQTHQQIVRQMHDDNAFTHPTVMFRVAGVREIGLYPLDCKAAEDFAYFWEFVKRYQTANLPEVLTKSEYNDAGISMSRRRQQQAMRLKLLARHFDWRANSAIKLAKASVSYVLPLSVTRALKRGLGIGKWN
- a CDS encoding glycosyltransferase encodes the protein MELNKDKAAQPVLLLIPHYNNPEGLSKSLASIGGDEPCDVLVVDDGSVRKIIDTAAAQAAFKGQGTLRILNLPQNKGIEGALNAGLAWAKARGYKWIARLDCGDCNVSDRIARQLKFMEQYPDVVLLGGAASFVDQQGVEQFVLRHPTEHADILAFMKKNSAYIHPSVMFKLSAADAVGMYPLDAPAAEDYAMFWAMARQFKVANLPEVLIRYELDPNGISLGKRKVQLKSRLKLQRKYFDGSPAAMAGMARTVALLALPYELAFKLKSKLRGNKA
- a CDS encoding glycosyltransferase; this encodes MKHILHVVESFGAGTLSMVSAMANRQSADGHRVTIIHSVREETPENWPQLFAAAVKCIHLPMQRAINPINDFRAGRALYRWIKDLQPDVVHLHSSKAGAVGRLVSLAWAGHGGPRWFFSPHGLSFLQRAEGRLKNSIFLGIEKILAGVPVTFIACSPSEGEEIRQHLSPNVKVVNNAVDLAAIPAATGGELPSGVLRIGTVGRVTLARNPELFAEIAAQCRDLLLEFIWVGGGDESGEAALKDAGVSVSGWCDRSFALQQLASLDIYIQTSRWEGLPVAVIEAMAAGLPVIATNVVGNRDLVKNGENGYLAESAAEFVQRIGQLVNDADLRLRLGAQAKAFAQAHYSLDRMMDELYAAYGIA
- the wbaP gene encoding undecaprenyl-phosphate galactose phosphotransferase WbaP encodes the protein MASVNIQNKHLQPERAKPWLALADFLALGVSFGLAMLLLWIFRYHRIGASMELWWVWEGRQQGLAFLGLAIITVANFWWRGHYSLRLPFWDELLEVLRALLLAALLNGMLVLLGKFTISRFLWPVSWGMALILLPYARSAMKALLLKRRIWQLPTVIIGAGINAQDAYRAMTSERQLGFEVQAFVSIDDQAPAELVFGQQSLPVVRLAREELLQWLTDNGRPHVVIAVDEEELRQLQNQVEQLSLRYKDIHIIPPIAGLPLFGVVPHHFFSHEVLLLRVRNNLMVKPLILLKRAFDLFGASVGLLLLSPLLAYVVLRIKKEGGPGAVFFGHVRVGMNGVPFKCWKFRTMVHNSQEVLEKLLASDPVAKAEWDLDFKLRNDPRITKIGAFLRKTSLDEIPQLWNVIKGEMSLVGPRPIIDAELERYGDKVDFYLEARPGLTGLWQVSGRNDTSYAERVALDAWYVKNWNLWYDIAIVCKTIRTVVSGHGAY
- the argA gene encoding amino-acid N-acetyltransferase yields the protein MQDFVQWFRQAAPYIHAFRGRTFVIALGGEVVRDGKFATLTHDINLLTSLGVRLIVVHGARPQIEARMAERHLEPQYHNGVRVTDQQALECVIQAAGHVRVEIESWLSMGLANSPMANADIRVSAGNFVTAQPMGVRDGIDLQYTGEVRKIDTTAINYRLDDGEMVLLSTIGYSPTGEIFNLTLEDVATSAAIALKADKLLFMFGSQGVVDEAGELQTELTAVEAEQFLADHPNVNEDVQLYLPCAIRAVRYGVKRAHLVTHHVDGSLLMELFTHDGIGTMISRASLETLRHATIDDIGGMLALIEPLEDQGVLVKRGRELLEREVHRYSVLEHDGKIIGIVAIHPFADSKMAELACLVIHPDYRDEDRGADLLRHVEQQARGLGMEKLFALTTRTSHWFVERGFTQATVEVLPIEKKQLYNYQRRSKVFIKPLAR
- a CDS encoding bifunctional diguanylate cyclase/phosphodiesterase, translated to MKSNLLFSSLRARLIAASVLVQSLLLVVLLFNTSRIWSEMVQHVTEVRVQELSRLLSAAFTTPLASGDLAKASDLLDGIRSTEGIDYLILLDPKQQIIAARGWDVAQALPPLTSLQVVADTDPVLIHAATRIEQGGEALGELRFGLSNSIMFEAAKRLIWQSALGLGTGLLVTIVLMSVLGVWLTRHLYRIISAAETASQGHFEAMAEPTGYDEVSQITRRFNEMARVIRDRVLALSQSEAKFHAIADHTYSAELWLDPEGKLIWVNASVERITGYSVNECQLLSDFPLTLATPEERSRFESALKQALAERAVQQDYEFRAVRRDGSLFWASASWMPLIDAQGQYLGLRASLRDNSDMKDDRLALRKAVVELRQIQSLGQSYLQRAESERARMLALLAAMRFGVLFLDNDNRVVFFNPAFCELWGISSADLSSHRPIGQVLQQADNRPAIGDILSIYLEELSLMEDRVEFGEVTMNDGRIVTQNCYRVLDPKGNTNGRMWVYEDVTQQRALAEHMVNLAERDALTGLYNRHRFQQELERMVSEADRRQQSMALVFFDLDEFKHVNDSFGHAVGDELLKAIAREIGKQVRRHEVLSRLGGDEFAVLLPECGEFEVSKLADRIVSSISQIQFMAGSHQMRPSTSVGVALYPQHAENAEDLVAHADSAMYQAKAAGKGTWRLYRPDADHSRNELSRLSWKERIIDALEHDGFELHFQGIYHCHDKSLAHLEALVRMKDANSPGGVIMPNHFIPHAEKTGKILDLDRWVIAQVIRQLANYPDCPSIAVNVSGRSFDDPDLPKYIHDLLHKHHVCPQRLLVELTETSAVSDMTDAQRFIDALRSTGCVVCLDDFGVGFASFAYLKQLKADVLKIDGLFIRDLQNDRDSQVFVRGMVSIAHDLGKTTIAEFVENEAIFKMLVDFGVDQVQGYWLDKPQRDHPGLR